A genomic region of Anopheles coustani chromosome 3, idAnoCousDA_361_x.2, whole genome shotgun sequence contains the following coding sequences:
- the LOC131261213 gene encoding uncharacterized protein LOC131261213, which produces MHQMRNFVLLLSATVLVQPLLAVPIFWFVPWKFPTSGTTTSSSSSATTAAASSASGASNSSNVSVAIGNRVNTSTGLDDYGTNISNVQINVNRMRRSIDTRQTIQLDGLQPLDYGQMMNGSFITIGEHTIRLPANVSNVTVNTYLINGIPVDEGMNVAEVGTMGPSVNENDGNPLVTAVKLFRNFLTSFFNNQAPSG; this is translated from the exons ATGCATCAGATGAGGAACTTCGTACTGCTCCTGTCGGCCACGGTTCTG GTACAACCGTTGCTGGCGGTACCGATCTTCTGGTTCGTGCCGTGGAAATTTCCTACCTCCGGCACCACCACGAGCAGCTCCTCTTCCGCAACAACCGCCGCGGCGTCCTCCGCCAGCGGTGCCTCGAATTCGTCCAACGTGTCGGTTGCGATCGGGAATCGCGTCAACACCTCGACCGGGCTGGATGACTACGGTACGAACATTTCCAACGTCCAGATCAACGTGAACCGGATGCGCCGATCGATCGACACACGGCAGACCATTCAGCTCGACGGATTGCAACCGCTGGATTACGGGCAGATGATGAATGGGTCGTTCATCACCATCGGCGAGCACACGATCCGGCTTCCGGCGAACGTGTCCAACGTCACCGTCAACACGTACCTCATCAACGGCATCCCGGTTGACGAAGGCATGAACGTGGCGGAGGTGGGCACGATGGGCCCGAGCGTCAACGAGAACGATGGGAATCCTTTGGTGACGGCCGTGAAGCTGTTCCGGAACTTTTTGACATCCTTCTTCAACAACCAAGCTCCCAGTGGATAG